The following are encoded in a window of Methanobacterium sp. genomic DNA:
- the polC gene encoding DNA polymerase II large subunit: MGYFEALEKETQKVYDVARKARLKGHDTELEPEVPLAKNLAERVEGLVGPENIAGRITELEADYSREEAAFWIAREIVTKPDEEGKEDSLEIKEKKADQAIRTALAILTEGVVAAPLEGIAKLKIKQNFDKTWYLAVYFAGPIRSAGGTAAALAVLIGDYIRLSIDLDVYKPTEREIERYVEEVELYESEVTNLQYSPSPEEVRLAVKNIPVEVTGEPTDHVEVSHRDLERVETNNIRGGALLAIAEGVIQKAPKALKYANKLKIDGWEWLDTFSKGTSNSDDDEGEKDKVDDKYMRDIIGGRPVLSYPQAKGGFRLRYGRSRNSGLAAMGISPITMEIVEFLAVGTQMKIERPGKGMCVVPCDVIDGPIVKLRNGSVIKVESTAQAKEIRRDVVEILFLGDILVAFGEFLRNNHNLLPAGWCDEWWIKRIEISEEYLNNGNDLDLDTMDNITSREAFNISKQYDVPLHPEYTYFYHDVSCEELNELRSWIYGNYDESNAENDLELDIGPQKRILEVLGVPHIVQNNKVIIENNHVFALIETLNQPLDTSKGNNTLESLNNVSNAEIMAKAPTYIGTRVGRPEKTKERKMKPAPHALFPIGTYGGSRRNIVDAAKKGNILVEISRCKCTECGIGSFHAKCPVCGARAIPTGAAKKKINLATLLKKAYENSGVRKLDEIKGVIGMISEEKFPEPLEKGILRAKNEVFTFKDATIRHDSTNLPITHFTPKEIGVSPIKLVEMGYTHDINGNELENHDQILEIKIQDVIISENCADYLIRVSNFLDDLLEDFYHEERFYNVKEREGLVGQLIVGLAPHTSAGVLGRVVGFTKAAACYAHPYFHSAKRRNCDSDEDSVMLLLDALINFSKIYLPSSRGGRMDAPLVLSSRIDPEEIDDESHNIDAMPTLPLELYEKTLEFAKPSDVISLIDNVKKRLGTEDQYKGIMFSHDTSSIHDGPKLCLYKMLPTMREKVEGQVKLAEKIRAVDQRGVVEGVLTSHFLPDMAGNSRAFSRQKVRCTKCNKKYRRIPLSGECTCGGNLILSISKGSVVKYLEISKELANRYPIDNYIVQRIELIESGINSLFESDKSKQSSLDIFL, translated from the coding sequence ATGGGCTATTTTGAGGCTTTAGAAAAAGAAACACAGAAAGTGTACGATGTAGCAAGAAAAGCAAGGCTTAAAGGGCATGATACTGAATTAGAGCCGGAAGTTCCTCTTGCAAAGAACTTAGCAGAAAGGGTTGAGGGATTGGTAGGCCCTGAAAACATTGCAGGTAGAATTACAGAGCTAGAAGCTGATTATTCCCGGGAAGAAGCTGCATTTTGGATAGCAAGAGAAATTGTGACTAAACCTGATGAAGAAGGTAAAGAAGACTCGTTAGAAATTAAGGAGAAGAAAGCAGACCAGGCTATAAGAACTGCCCTCGCTATTTTGACTGAGGGAGTTGTTGCAGCGCCTCTTGAAGGAATTGCAAAACTTAAAATAAAACAAAACTTCGATAAAACATGGTACTTAGCTGTCTACTTTGCAGGCCCAATTAGAAGCGCTGGTGGAACTGCAGCAGCTTTAGCAGTTCTAATTGGAGATTATATCCGGCTTTCAATTGATCTTGACGTTTATAAACCTACAGAAAGGGAAATTGAAAGATATGTGGAAGAAGTGGAACTCTATGAATCGGAGGTTACAAATCTTCAGTATTCGCCATCACCAGAAGAGGTAAGGCTTGCAGTGAAAAATATTCCTGTAGAAGTGACAGGAGAGCCTACAGACCATGTTGAAGTTTCGCATCGTGATTTAGAGCGTGTTGAAACCAATAATATTCGTGGAGGAGCTCTTCTTGCAATAGCGGAGGGAGTTATTCAAAAAGCTCCAAAGGCTTTAAAATATGCAAATAAATTGAAAATAGATGGCTGGGAGTGGCTTGATACCTTTTCAAAAGGAACTAGTAATTCTGATGATGATGAAGGCGAGAAAGACAAAGTCGATGATAAATATATGAGAGATATTATTGGTGGAAGGCCAGTATTATCTTATCCTCAAGCAAAAGGAGGATTTAGGTTAAGGTATGGAAGATCAAGAAATTCAGGGCTTGCTGCAATGGGAATAAGCCCCATAACCATGGAAATTGTTGAATTTCTGGCAGTGGGAACCCAGATGAAGATTGAAAGGCCGGGAAAGGGAATGTGTGTTGTTCCTTGTGATGTAATAGATGGCCCCATCGTTAAATTACGGAATGGTAGTGTAATTAAAGTTGAATCAACGGCACAAGCAAAGGAAATTAGAAGAGATGTAGTAGAAATTCTATTTTTAGGGGATATATTGGTTGCATTCGGTGAATTTTTAAGAAATAACCATAATTTATTGCCCGCCGGCTGGTGTGATGAATGGTGGATAAAAAGAATTGAAATTTCTGAAGAATATCTAAATAATGGAAATGATTTAGATTTAGATACAATGGATAATATAACTTCGAGAGAAGCTTTTAATATATCTAAGCAGTATGATGTTCCATTACATCCAGAATACACTTATTTTTATCATGATGTATCTTGTGAGGAGTTAAATGAACTTAGATCGTGGATATATGGAAATTATGATGAATCTAATGCTGAAAATGATTTAGAATTAGATATAGGGCCTCAAAAAAGGATTTTAGAGGTTTTAGGTGTTCCACATATAGTTCAAAACAATAAAGTTATAATTGAAAATAACCATGTATTTGCCTTAATTGAAACATTAAATCAACCTTTGGATACTTCAAAAGGTAATAACACGTTAGAGTCCTTAAATAATGTATCAAACGCAGAAATAATGGCTAAAGCACCTACTTATATTGGTACAAGGGTTGGAAGACCTGAAAAAACCAAGGAAAGGAAGATGAAGCCTGCACCTCATGCATTGTTTCCAATTGGTACATATGGGGGCAGCAGACGAAACATAGTTGATGCAGCTAAAAAGGGAAATATTTTAGTTGAAATCTCCAGATGTAAATGTACAGAATGTGGAATAGGTTCATTTCATGCTAAATGCCCTGTGTGTGGGGCAAGAGCGATTCCAACAGGTGCTGCAAAGAAAAAAATTAATTTAGCAACTTTACTTAAAAAAGCATATGAAAATTCAGGTGTAAGGAAATTAGATGAAATTAAGGGCGTTATAGGGATGATATCCGAGGAAAAATTCCCTGAACCCCTTGAAAAAGGAATATTAAGGGCAAAAAATGAAGTTTTTACCTTTAAAGATGCTACAATTAGGCATGATTCCACTAATTTGCCTATAACTCATTTTACACCAAAAGAAATAGGAGTAAGTCCTATAAAGCTCGTTGAGATGGGCTATACTCATGATATTAATGGAAATGAACTTGAAAATCATGATCAAATCCTTGAAATCAAAATTCAAGATGTCATAATCTCAGAAAACTGTGCAGATTACCTTATACGGGTTTCAAACTTTTTAGATGATTTGCTTGAAGATTTCTACCATGAAGAACGATTTTACAATGTTAAAGAAAGAGAAGGACTTGTAGGTCAGTTAATAGTGGGATTGGCTCCACACACCTCGGCAGGCGTTTTAGGAAGGGTTGTTGGATTTACAAAGGCAGCAGCATGTTATGCGCACCCATATTTCCATTCAGCAAAAAGAAGAAACTGTGACAGTGATGAAGACTCAGTAATGCTGCTTTTAGATGCTTTAATCAACTTTTCAAAGATATACCTTCCAAGTTCAAGAGGAGGAAGAATGGACGCACCTTTAGTTCTTTCATCCAGAATCGACCCTGAAGAAATTGATGATGAGTCCCATAACATTGATGCTATGCCCACACTTCCATTAGAGCTATATGAAAAGACTCTTGAATTTGCAAAACCATCAGATGTGATTTCACTTATAGATAATGTAAAGAAAAGGCTAGGTACAGAAGACCAGTATAAAGGGATTATGTTCTCTCATGACACTTCAAGCATCCATGATGGTCCTAAATTATGTTTATACAAGATGCTTCCTACAATGAGGGAAAAAGTAGAAGGTCAAGTTAAATTAGCGGAGAAAATAAGGGCTGTTGACCAGAGAGGTGTTGTTGAGGGTGTTTTAACATCTCATTTCCTGCCGGACATGGCTGGAAACTCAAGAGCATTTTCCAGACAGAAAGTTAGATGTACTAAGTGCAATAAAAAGTATAGAAGAATCCCATTATCTGGAGAATGTACTTGTGGTGGAAATCTGATACTCAGTATTTCTAAAGGGTCTGTGGTTAAGTATCTGGAGATTTCAAAGGAATTAGCCAACAGATATCCAATTGACAATTATATTGTTCAAAGAATAGAACTTATTGAGTCGGGGATAAATTCATTATTTGAAAGTGACAAATCAAAACAAAGTTCATTGGATATATTTCTATAA
- a CDS encoding preprotein translocase subunit Sec61beta, which produces MAKKDKKTLPPSGAGLVRYFEEETKGPKLTPEQVVIMTVILAVLCIALRFTQ; this is translated from the coding sequence ATGGCAAAAAAAGATAAAAAAACACTTCCCCCAAGTGGTGCTGGTCTTGTACGATATTTTGAAGAAGAAACAAAGGGACCTAAATTAACACCTGAACAAGTCGTTATCATGACTGTTATATTAGCAGTACTTTGTATAGCGCTACGTTTTACTCAATAA
- a CDS encoding adenylosuccinate lyase, whose translation MAIHPIEFRYGTEEMRNVWESENKLQKMLEVEAALAQAEANLNLIPKEAADEISSKASTEYVTVERVAEIERQTNHDIASIVKALAEVCKGDAGEYVHFGATSNDIIDTSQSLLFKDSIEILKGRLTELTETLLKLADDNKNTVCIGRTHGQHALPTTYGMKFALWADEVHRQIERLNECKERLCVGMVTGAVGTIAALGDEGLAVHKKVSTILGLNPVLISNQVVQRDNHAEFIMDLANTASTLDKIAVEIRNLQRTEIKEIGESFDPEKQVGSSTMPHKMNPITAERISGISRVIRAYVVPALENNPLWHERDLTNSSCERIILPEACILLDYIIVLTLKVLKNLVFYPENIEKDLNITNGLIMAERFMAELTRKGIGRQTAYAIVRECSLKANAENKGLRDVVLLKDEIRKYLSEDDIKEIMDPHTYIGSSVEIVNNVLEESKGWF comes from the coding sequence ATGGCGATTCATCCTATTGAATTCAGATATGGTACTGAAGAAATGCGTAATGTGTGGGAATCTGAAAACAAACTTCAAAAAATGTTAGAAGTTGAAGCAGCCCTTGCACAAGCAGAAGCAAATCTTAATTTAATTCCTAAAGAAGCTGCAGATGAAATAAGCAGCAAAGCAAGCACAGAATATGTTACAGTTGAAAGAGTGGCCGAAATTGAAAGGCAGACCAATCACGACATTGCTTCAATTGTAAAAGCCCTTGCAGAAGTCTGCAAAGGAGATGCTGGTGAATATGTGCATTTTGGGGCGACTTCAAACGATATTATTGATACTTCTCAATCACTGCTTTTTAAAGATTCTATAGAGATATTAAAAGGAAGGCTCACAGAGCTTACAGAAACGCTTCTAAAACTGGCAGATGATAACAAAAACACCGTTTGCATTGGTAGAACTCATGGACAGCATGCACTCCCCACAACATATGGAATGAAGTTTGCATTATGGGCTGATGAGGTTCACAGGCAAATAGAAAGGCTTAATGAATGTAAAGAACGTTTATGTGTGGGAATGGTTACTGGAGCAGTGGGCACAATTGCTGCTCTAGGAGATGAAGGATTAGCTGTTCATAAAAAAGTATCTACGATTTTAGGCCTTAATCCAGTTTTAATATCTAATCAGGTTGTTCAAAGAGATAATCATGCAGAATTTATCATGGACCTTGCAAATACTGCCAGTACATTAGATAAAATTGCAGTAGAGATTAGGAATCTCCAAAGAACTGAAATTAAAGAGATTGGCGAAAGTTTCGACCCTGAAAAACAAGTTGGAAGCAGCACCATGCCTCATAAAATGAACCCAATTACAGCTGAAAGAATTAGCGGTATTTCAAGAGTAATACGTGCTTATGTAGTTCCTGCACTTGAAAATAATCCATTGTGGCATGAAAGGGACCTTACTAACTCTTCATGTGAGAGAATAATTCTTCCAGAAGCATGTATACTTTTAGATTACATTATTGTTCTCACATTAAAAGTTCTTAAAAATCTTGTTTTCTATCCAGAAAACATTGAAAAAGATTTAAATATTACAAATGGATTGATAATGGCTGAAAGGTTCATGGCAGAGCTTACAAGAAAAGGAATAGGAAGACAAACAGCCTATGCAATTGTAAGGGAATGTTCACTGAAAGCTAATGCAGAAAATAAAGGATTAAGGGATGTAGTTTTGTTAAAGGATGAAATAAGGAAATATTTATCTGAAGATGATATTAAAGAAATCATGGATCCACATACTTATATTGGATCATCTGTTGAAATAGTAAATAACGTCCTGGAAGAGTCCAAAGGATGGTTTTGA
- a CDS encoding DUF126 domain-containing protein, with protein sequence MQKTIKCRKISKGHAKGEVIVTKDSLSFLGGVNPKNGIIIEPGHELHGQNIIGKILVIPSGKGSTVGSYVIFQMVKNKTAPKAIISLKAEPIIATGAIMAEIPMVHQPEADILNIVKNGDIIEVDADAEVIRIL encoded by the coding sequence ATGCAAAAAACAATAAAATGTAGAAAAATCTCCAAAGGACATGCTAAAGGAGAAGTCATAGTTACAAAAGACTCTTTAAGTTTTTTAGGAGGAGTAAACCCTAAAAATGGAATTATAATTGAGCCAGGGCACGAATTACACGGTCAAAACATAATTGGAAAAATTCTAGTTATCCCTTCCGGAAAAGGATCTACAGTAGGGTCTTATGTTATATTTCAGATGGTTAAAAATAAAACTGCCCCTAAAGCCATAATATCCCTAAAAGCCGAGCCTATTATTGCAACTGGCGCTATAATGGCAGAAATACCCATGGTTCATCAGCCTGAAGCCGATATTTTGAATATAGTTAAAAATGGAGATATTATAGAAGTAGATGCTGACGCAGAAGTTATTAGAATACTATAA
- a CDS encoding DUF5518 domain-containing protein: MKDWIAIAIGAIVNGALTLVLALVFFPLFFLGPIIGGFLAAYLIRDEFEFESGIIHGALAGVLGGLLIGILSLLGVGAVAVILGVLLTQLGLAVGAIGIVVVIFLTILAMLVCGVLSAIGGAIGEYVQSAGQREYEAY; the protein is encoded by the coding sequence ATGAAAGATTGGATAGCAATTGCCATAGGTGCAATTGTAAATGGAGCATTAACCCTTGTTTTGGCTCTTGTTTTCTTCCCGTTGTTTTTTTTAGGGCCAATAATAGGTGGTTTTCTAGCAGCATATTTAATTAGGGACGAATTTGAATTTGAAAGTGGTATAATCCACGGAGCTTTGGCAGGAGTTTTAGGCGGACTATTAATTGGAATCCTATCTCTATTGGGTGTAGGAGCTGTAGCAGTTATATTAGGCGTATTACTAACTCAATTAGGACTTGCAGTGGGTGCTATTGGTATTGTGGTTGTAATATTCTTAACAATCCTCGCAATGTTGGTATGCGGTGTTCTTTCAGCTATTGGCGGTGCTATAGGGGAATATGTTCAGTCTGCAGGCCAGAGAGAATATGAAGCTTACTGA
- a CDS encoding DUF5518 domain-containing protein → MIKWKAVILGFILTVIFALILNHFMGEYGSYISILAASAIVGYMVNQNYVNGAIHGVMIGVLGGIVGIIILLLVGGYLIIKAEILIILMKIAIDIVLGAIGGVFGSIYSNWKKS, encoded by the coding sequence ATGATTAAGTGGAAAGCAGTAATTTTAGGATTTATTCTAACAGTAATATTTGCTTTAATACTAAACCATTTTATGGGTGAGTATGGTTCATATATCAGTATATTAGCTGCAAGTGCAATTGTTGGATATATGGTCAATCAAAACTATGTAAATGGAGCTATTCATGGAGTTATGATTGGGGTTCTTGGAGGTATTGTTGGGATCATAATTTTACTTTTAGTAGGAGGATATTTGATTATAAAAGCTGAAATTTTGATTATATTAATGAAAATAGCTATTGATATAGTTTTAGGTGCAATTGGCGGTGTATTTGGCAGTATATATTCTAACTGGAAAAAATCATAA
- a CDS encoding amidohydrolase family protein gives MKYSLIYNGTLIDGNGGKTLPEAVILIKNNMIVAVGTEDSISLPDEQIKKIDANGMFILPGFIDTHVHIMANGFKMEDTIHNPLSLYFYKAVENMHKTIDAGVTTVRDAGLADVGVKIAVEKEIITGPRIQISVMPLSISGGHFDFWLNSGFDIKVSYPGLPESLCDGEEEVRKRVREILRSGAEFIKVMVTGGVMSANDGPEHTQFTVEELKVMVQEGKYHDNVKVMAHGHGLEGIKNALKAGVHSIEHGTYLDNEAINMMIDQDTYLVPTCLVIKQNKKFAESGDLPEYSRAQALEIVDIHDKNIKNAYKAGVKIVMGTDCGVIPHGLNLRELGFLCDIGMSPQEAIMAGTKYAAECMGWQDKIGTVEPGKLADIIISKKDPILDIKSLGNPDNVLLVMKDGKIVKNLLN, from the coding sequence ATGAAATATTCTCTTATCTATAACGGAACACTGATAGATGGCAATGGAGGTAAAACACTTCCAGAAGCTGTTATTTTAATCAAAAATAATATGATTGTTGCTGTTGGAACTGAAGACTCCATTTCACTTCCAGATGAGCAGATTAAAAAAATTGATGCTAATGGAATGTTCATATTACCTGGATTTATAGATACTCACGTCCATATCATGGCAAATGGTTTTAAAATGGAAGATACCATCCATAATCCTCTTTCATTGTATTTTTACAAAGCAGTGGAGAATATGCACAAAACAATTGATGCGGGTGTGACTACTGTAAGAGATGCCGGTCTTGCTGATGTTGGAGTTAAAATAGCAGTGGAGAAAGAGATTATAACTGGGCCCCGAATACAAATCAGTGTTATGCCACTTTCTATAAGTGGAGGTCACTTTGATTTTTGGCTGAATTCTGGTTTTGATATTAAAGTTTCATATCCTGGCCTCCCTGAAAGCCTTTGCGATGGAGAAGAGGAAGTAAGAAAGAGAGTTAGGGAAATACTTAGATCTGGAGCTGAATTTATCAAAGTTATGGTTACTGGAGGCGTTATGAGTGCAAATGACGGCCCAGAACATACACAATTTACAGTTGAAGAATTAAAGGTGATGGTTCAAGAAGGAAAATATCACGATAATGTAAAGGTAATGGCCCACGGACATGGCCTTGAAGGGATTAAAAATGCTTTAAAAGCAGGTGTTCACTCCATAGAGCATGGTACTTATCTGGATAATGAAGCAATTAATATGATGATTGATCAGGACACCTATCTCGTGCCCACATGCTTAGTAATAAAACAGAACAAAAAATTCGCTGAATCTGGTGATTTACCAGAGTATAGCAGAGCACAAGCCCTTGAAATAGTTGATATACACGATAAAAACATTAAAAATGCATATAAAGCTGGAGTTAAGATTGTTATGGGTACAGATTGTGGTGTTATCCCTCATGGTCTGAATTTACGTGAACTAGGCTTTTTATGTGATATTGGAATGAGCCCTCAAGAAGCAATAATGGCCGGGACAAAATATGCTGCAGAATGTATGGGATGGCAGGATAAAATTGGTACAGTTGAACCAGGGAAGCTTGCAGACATTATAATAAGCAAAAAAGATCCTATTTTGGATATAAAGTCTCTTGGAAATCCAGATAATGTTTTATTAGTTATGAAAGATGGTAAAATTGTTAAAAACCTCTTAAATTAA
- a CDS encoding copper-translocating P-type ATPase — protein MADKAKKTDIKVSGMNCATCALNIEKSLEDVEGVGKAQVNFGTKRATVEYDPEKVNLNQLESAVVDAGYGVINEKITLKIGGMTCAMCVKAIEDGLGKLDGISAVNVNLSSNKAYVTYNPRMVTVDDMKSVIEDIGYQYLGIEGEDLEDLEEKVRIQDLKNKRNRIIVGFGVSIPLMLMMYFNVMVPIYMPYFMLIVSIIPFIYVSYPIFSAAYRALKNRLLNMDVMYSMGIGVAFGASILGTFNIILNPEFMFYETALMLAAFLTLGRYLESRAIGRTSTAIKKLVGLQPKTATVIREGREIEVHIEELQIGEIIVVKPGEKIPTDGEVIEGESYVDESVITGESIPVMKNNGKKVIGGTFNQNGVLKFKATKIGKDTVLFQIIKLVEDAQGSRPPVERIADKAVTYFIPTVLTIAIAAFAIWYFVYSSTLLLALTVLISILVVACPCALGLATPTAITVGIGRGAELGILIKDGSALETSEKITSILFDKTGTLTKGKPEVTDVIAVGFESDNLIKYTASVEKNSQHPLADAIVRKTINENIQLSESTNFDTFGGKGVSAMVGGDEVLVGNRALLKDREIKISDDTEGNILQLENEGKTAILVAVNNEFAGIIAVADTLKDTTKSAIDELKKMKIKVFMITGDNERTANAISNQVGIENVLAEVLPQDKAFEVKNLQDNGEIVAFVGDGINDAPALAQSDVGIAIGSGTDIAIESGKIVLIKDDLMDSVAGIQLSKKVMQRIKQNLFWAFAYNTALIPVAAGVLYSVNIVFKPEYAAFAMALSSVTVVSLSLLLKGYVPPAKKK, from the coding sequence ATGGCAGATAAAGCCAAAAAAACCGATATTAAAGTTTCAGGAATGAACTGCGCCACTTGTGCATTGAACATTGAAAAATCCCTTGAAGATGTGGAAGGCGTTGGTAAAGCACAGGTAAATTTTGGAACTAAACGAGCTACAGTTGAATATGACCCAGAAAAGGTAAATCTAAACCAGCTTGAAAGTGCAGTGGTAGATGCAGGTTATGGAGTTATAAATGAAAAAATCACCCTTAAAATAGGGGGAATGACCTGTGCAATGTGTGTAAAAGCAATTGAAGATGGTCTAGGAAAGCTTGATGGAATAAGTGCCGTTAATGTTAATTTAAGCTCCAATAAAGCATATGTTACCTACAATCCGAGAATGGTGACTGTTGATGACATGAAAAGTGTAATTGAGGATATTGGATACCAGTATCTTGGAATTGAAGGAGAAGATCTTGAAGATCTAGAAGAAAAGGTGCGAATTCAAGATTTAAAGAATAAAAGAAACAGAATAATTGTGGGATTTGGTGTTTCCATTCCCCTAATGCTTATGATGTATTTTAATGTCATGGTACCAATTTATATGCCTTATTTCATGCTTATAGTCTCAATTATACCATTTATTTACGTTAGTTATCCCATTTTTAGTGCGGCTTATCGTGCGCTTAAAAATAGGCTGCTGAATATGGATGTGATGTACTCCATGGGTATAGGAGTAGCTTTTGGTGCGAGTATCCTTGGAACATTCAATATTATCCTTAATCCGGAATTTATGTTCTATGAAACCGCCTTAATGCTTGCAGCTTTTCTTACACTGGGCAGATATCTTGAATCGAGAGCTATTGGCCGGACTTCAACTGCAATTAAAAAATTAGTGGGATTACAGCCAAAAACAGCTACGGTTATTCGTGAAGGGAGAGAAATTGAAGTTCATATTGAAGAACTGCAAATAGGAGAAATTATAGTTGTTAAACCCGGTGAAAAAATCCCAACTGACGGTGAAGTCATTGAAGGTGAAAGTTATGTTGATGAATCCGTAATTACTGGTGAATCAATTCCTGTTATGAAAAATAATGGTAAAAAAGTTATTGGTGGAACTTTTAACCAGAATGGTGTCCTTAAATTTAAAGCCACCAAAATTGGAAAAGATACTGTTTTATTCCAGATAATTAAACTTGTTGAGGATGCTCAAGGCTCAAGACCTCCTGTTGAACGTATTGCAGATAAAGCTGTGACTTATTTCATCCCCACAGTACTTACAATTGCCATTGCTGCATTTGCAATCTGGTATTTTGTTTATAGTAGTACTTTACTCTTGGCATTAACCGTTCTTATTTCCATCCTTGTTGTTGCCTGTCCTTGTGCCCTTGGCCTTGCAACACCTACAGCAATAACCGTTGGTATTGGTAGAGGTGCAGAACTTGGTATTCTTATTAAAGATGGTTCAGCACTTGAAACATCGGAAAAAATCACTTCCATATTGTTTGATAAAACTGGAACTCTTACTAAAGGAAAACCCGAAGTAACCGACGTTATAGCAGTTGGATTTGAATCTGATAATCTTATAAAATACACTGCAAGTGTTGAAAAGAATTCACAACACCCCCTTGCAGATGCAATAGTTAGAAAAACTATAAATGAAAATATTCAGCTTTCAGAAAGTACTAATTTTGATACATTTGGAGGAAAGGGAGTATCAGCAATGGTTGGTGGAGATGAAGTGCTTGTTGGAAATAGAGCTCTTCTTAAAGATAGAGAAATTAAAATCAGCGATGATACAGAAGGAAATATACTTCAACTTGAAAATGAAGGAAAAACTGCCATTTTAGTTGCAGTTAACAATGAATTTGCAGGAATAATCGCTGTGGCAGATACATTAAAGGATACAACTAAATCGGCGATTGATGAGCTTAAAAAGATGAAAATTAAGGTATTTATGATTACAGGGGATAATGAAAGGACTGCAAATGCAATTTCAAATCAGGTTGGAATTGAGAATGTGCTTGCAGAAGTTTTACCTCAAGATAAGGCCTTTGAAGTGAAAAATCTTCAAGATAATGGTGAAATTGTGGCATTTGTAGGTGATGGGATTAATGACGCTCCTGCGCTTGCTCAATCTGACGTTGGAATTGCAATTGGAAGCGGTACAGATATTGCAATAGAAAGCGGAAAAATAGTGCTTATCAAAGATGATTTAATGGATTCTGTTGCAGGAATCCAGCTCAGCAAAAAGGTAATGCAACGAATAAAACAAAATCTATTCTGGGCATTTGCCTATAACACTGCATTGATTCCTGTTGCTGCAGGAGTGCTTTATTCCGTTAATATAGTTTTCAAGCCAGAATATGCAGCTTTTGCCATGGCTTTAAGTTCAGTAACGGTTGTAAGTCTATCATTACTACTAAAAGGATACGTACCTCCCGCAAAAAAGAAATAA
- a CDS encoding YHS domain-containing protein translates to MAVDPICKMDVDEKTAKFVSEYKGKKYYFCAPGCKKAFDEDPEKYID, encoded by the coding sequence ATGGCTGTAGACCCTATATGTAAAATGGACGTAGATGAAAAAACTGCAAAGTTTGTAAGTGAATATAAAGGAAAAAAATATTATTTCTGCGCTCCAGGCTGTAAAAAAGCCTTTGACGAAGATCCAGAAAAATATATAGACTAA
- a CDS encoding cyclase family protein: MPYKKLSHTLEETSPVHIGLKNLEITPNSQVSKGGGYNSYIISVENHCGTHMDAPGHFLDEGKTISDYSQNELVFNNPLILDIPKEHNRIIKLEEIAEINLEGKDCLIFKTGFEKYRKDDSDTYLTSNPGIDPDLIYWLRKNHPDIRCIGVDCVSISSYKKPEQGKESHLNAFKENEELGEPLLLVEDMKLDGVSNISVEHIIVVPWQINGIDSAPCTVLAKTRDF, from the coding sequence ATGCCATACAAAAAACTTTCCCATACTCTTGAAGAAACTTCTCCAGTGCATATCGGATTAAAAAATCTTGAAATAACTCCTAATAGTCAAGTTTCAAAGGGTGGAGGTTATAATAGTTATATAATCAGTGTTGAAAATCACTGTGGGACACATATGGATGCTCCTGGCCATTTTTTAGATGAAGGAAAAACAATATCTGATTACAGTCAAAATGAACTTGTTTTCAACAATCCATTAATTTTAGACATTCCTAAAGAACATAATAGGATTATAAAACTTGAAGAAATAGCTGAAATTAATTTAGAAGGTAAAGACTGTCTAATTTTTAAAACAGGTTTTGAAAAATACCGTAAAGATGATTCAGATACTTATTTAACCTCTAATCCTGGAATTGATCCTGATTTGATTTACTGGCTTAGAAAAAACCATCCGGACATTAGGTGCATTGGAGTAGATTGCGTATCCATTTCAAGCTATAAAAAGCCAGAACAAGGGAAAGAATCACATTTAAATGCATTTAAGGAAAATGAGGAGCTGGGAGAACCGTTACTTTTAGTTGAAGATATGAAGTTGGATGGAGTTTCAAATATTTCAGTTGAACATATAATTGTTGTTCCATGGCAGATAAATGGAATTGACAGTGCACCATGTACTGTGCTTGCTAAAACCCGCGATTTTTGA